AAAGAATACTCGCATCGGCCGCGACATTGACTCTATTTCTTATGATTAACTGTCTCATGCATCAGGTTTCATAATCACGTTGAAACAGTTCGCAGTATGCCTTCCAAGAATCAGTTCTGATTGTGGTACCAGAAACTACGTGCTTCTGAAtaagaagaataaatattgcacTTGTCCTCTCATTATTAGGGCATATTTCAAGACGAAAGTCTTCATTTTCACCTTCAATCATTCCTAAATGCCAATAGCCTTCTAAACGATGTCCTCAGTGATATTTACGTCATTACGTCATCCAAACTTGACCTCGTCGATCTGTATAATTTCACCGGGACCacttattaaacttttatctGTCTTTGAAGGCCAATATAACGATTAACAATGACAATAATTGTACCCCCCTTCCGACAATAATTATACCCCAATCTGCTATAGTTTTACTAAAAACTGTAGTATTTTCATGAATTATTTCTCTCATTGCATTCTCGTAACTTAACTTAGATATCCACGCGTACATCAATCGTATTGTGGTTTCAATCGGCCGATGGCCAACAAAACCAAGTATTATACGCAGCGCTTCGCTCTTCCCCCACTAAGACTTAGccagaaagaatttttctacGAGGGCAACAGAATTCACCAAATCTACCACGATTTGTGTCGAATATCATACGAAGTTTGTGACGCCGACAAGTCATGTGGCTATGAAGCAACCGACACTCTTGTGCTCATCGAATAGCTGTGACTTTATTCATGAGCACATGCCGCTCAAGATAATTAATGCCAGCTGTAATTATTCATTGTATGAGTTAACTGATTGGCGATATAAGCAATCCTGGAAGTCAGAATATAAATAAGCAATTTACAATTGATACTTATATATGACTATCTACTTATAATATAGgaagatgaaaaataaaagcgttATGCCGCTTATATTCAAACCTTGCGTAGGAGTCTTgctaatatttacaaatttttttttagtatataaaaaaagagttcaatttaatttatattatataaaaatgtaaaaaaataaactttttcaattttatatattttttttttttttttgctattaataatattttgacacATTGGAGCCTATAACCGActaaaatactaataaaataaaacattttagcaaaatatttataaattctaattattttttcatatggAAATCTTAAAAACTGTTAGtcggataattaaaatttgaatttctcgGAAATTAGGCGTTTCCACATAGTAGCACTTTGGATTTCGACTACATTTAAGGTACTTATGTAAGGTACTTATGTACTACGTGCCtgtaaaatttcatcaaaattggACGGGGGTCGCATACGGTAGTCTTACCAATAGTTTTTTGATtggtattatatgtattagatttctgcaaagtttcagattttttaaaaaatacaggtTGCCGAACCTTCTTTTCGTCAGTCAGCACGCCCGGAAGTTGATCAGGAATTAAAACCGGTATAATATAGTTTAGATTTCACATTACGACATTTCAAAAGTTTACGCTATTAAAACGAATAGAAATATCTTACACTGGTTTTTCTGTGAAATGAAAGTgacacatatttaaataaaaacacaaagtAAAAGTAGAAGCAATCATTTTGAAAGAAAGCAACAATGTagcttaaatttaaataactttctactttactataaaataaaagtcatTACATATCATTAATTTAGCCATTTAGCTAAGATATCATCTAGAAATTAATAcctatttaatttgtattgtttaatatttatatcttttttatagtaCTCTCTATTACTCTTCactttttaatgtaaatacaaaaatattcgattcactattaatgcataatttcaagaataattgtagcctttgtatttttattaagaataattatagtctttgtatttttattcaaggAATTATGAAATCGATTATGAgacatttgaaaattaatctgAATAAGATTAACtttcttcaattaataataacattaaaaacattttttttttaataataaaaagcaaattgtATCGttctcaataatttataaatttcgcTCTCAATCGATTTAGTAAGTCATTAAATATACTGCCAATagtatatgcattatttatagattgtagtacttatacatttttaaaatactttaaataaagtcGAGGTATGAGAAGGGGACCAAGAGCCGTAACTGAATGTGGTTGCtgtgaaattcttttttatttaaaaaaatgaataagtaATATACGTTTCGGTCATCTATCGGACCGTCTTCAATACAATCTTAAACCGGCGAAACCTGAGAATCACTTAAATTAAATCACTGAAAGTCGTCCTCCGCTACCACATTCTTGCATACGAAATGGTAAATGTGAGACAACATGTGTGAGCTTTGACAACTAGCCAGTTAGGAAGATTGTGAGCTACTGTCTGAAATTCatctttctaaataaaaaagaatttcacaGCCAGCTACGGCTCTTGATTCTCTTCTCATacctttattaatttacgattttattaattttagtgaGCCTTTAAACAACTATtgttactttaaataaaattatatattgaagtttgtcattaatttatgcaaaatttataataggtaatatacttttttttctatttacgcGAGTTCTCAGATAACAACAtgctttaaacaaaataataaattcagcaCAAATTCTTctgacttttaattaattatattcaagaaATACGATCATTAAGAGTTAATTagaattcataattttttcatgaaattattaagattacaataattttataaataagtgtttaaaattaaagaatgaCATTAAATAGAAgttgtttttaatttgcaaaaaaatattaagcatACACATATGTGAATATCAATCacatttgattataatttatgattcaattaattttctaacaaGTTAGAATTTAGAATagttagaatttttttagttagAATTTAAATAGTTACATTTTTTCAGTTATATGCAaatcgtagaaaaaaaacataaatattaatgcattatATCATGCCAATAagctaataattaatagttaatcTTATTCTGACTTTAATTATTAGGTTGatcggaaaataaaataattgcgacTTTGATGTCTGCAATTTTATGaaacgttttttaaaataaattattttattatatgttgattattatatatcattgaaaAGCTTATTTTGTGCTGTATCTAACTATTATTCGTGTTTATTAGCAATATCAGTTTATCTCAATTTCAGatcgttgaaaaaatatggaaaaacaaaatgtttggAAAATTTTGTTCTACGAGTTCAAGCTTCACGGAAGTGTAGCGCAGACTTTGTCTGTACGTCGATTGGCTTCCACCAAAGCCTTCAATGGATCATCGTCTACCAAAGAACATTGTTCGTGATTCTTAGGATCTTCAAGGCCAatgtctttattatttttttaacttttttgaaCCAATGTTGGACAAACATACAGATGTTCGTTAGCTTTTCTTGCGCTTTGTTGATATTTCAAGCTGTCTGCGCTGCACTTCGATTAAGCTTGAACTCGTAGAAAAAAATCTTCCGAAAATCTtgtttttccatattttttggTCTGAGCAAAACTGATATTGATATGATTGATATTGATTGATAatgatattgttaataaacaCGAATAACATAGAGcacaaaatcataaaatacagactgcaattattttctggccaatctaatatttatctattttttaatcaactaGAATACAGCATATGCTGTTGGTGTTTTCGGTACTTGatgaaaaatacagaaaattatattattaatatatgtatatttcttatatatttctaacaaaataATGGGTCAAAATTTGCGATTTACACAAGTCACTTAACATAATAGATACATTTTGATTGATTTTTGCATACACTTTCAAATAGCTGCAATAATAcagatttttctatttttataacataatataaataatatacatataaaatgcaCACaggcacacacacacaattgtTGAAAAGTAATTCCTGCGTTATTATAAGACACACGTGTCGCGAAAATAAGAGCGCGGATTAATACACGTAGAACATGTATAATGTGTAGAACATGCGACTTTCGGCTaatcacaaatttaaaaagtgcgaaaaaaaaacgatctGTACCAATGGCGCTTTTTTTGACTTatcaataatgtttttttttatttgacattcTTAAACAAGGACACTATTCGctcttctcttcttttccttctttctctaTTCGGCCTTTAATCGGCcttgtttttttcttaatgCAAATCTGCACTGTAATTCTTTAAAGTTGAGTTACAATTCTTCAAGGCACAATTTCTCGTTTTTTGATGATATATAATGATGCGATTTCTCGCACTTAATTCGTGTATAACGATATCTCTTGCTATGAATacttatgtaatattaaaattaatttccaattcATCGAAGAAATCTAACTACGTTTGCGTCAtgattcaaattaatttccaattcACCGAAGAAATCTAACTATGTTTGTGTCatgatttaaagaatttagaaaattccAGAAACACTTAGAAACGCTTGTTATCATTCAAGACGATACATcatgaaaaaattctttttttttaatgctaatATACTGCAAtaaaagacaataaaaatatcacgttCTTttcagtaaattaaatttgttactcTATCGCGAAAGAAATATTCAAGCGATCGCCGTAGAACGTTTGATTTCGGTTATGCATTATTCACGGCGAACGGTATGAAAACAAAAGCTGGAAGCAGTGGGACAAAGACTGACTGGACAGAAGATTAATGGTGCGAgcacaataatttttctgtcTTGCTTCGCTTTGAAAACAGAGCGTATTTCCATGCTTCGTCGCTTCGAATGTGTGCGCGAGCATTTTGCTCGATCGCGtggaatgaaaaataatgtccTTCAATATGCATTTCGCGCACGCATCGTGCATTAGCTTTTCATGCGTAACAAatatctttgttttatttgccAATCTTTAATCGCCGATGACGAGATAGGTATTCGCCGCAATTATCGGTAATGCGCTTAACCGACTTTGCATATACATCCTATACCGATCGGAAAGAGGCTCTTGAAGAACAGCTCGACAAACACTACTTTCCGGTGAGAAGGTAGAATGTACATACGACGTAAATGCGTCGGTGATGAGAGGAGTATGAGTTTTGTTTAAACGTTATATTCTGGCTAGAACGTTATATTCTTCGCTTCGTGGAATGAGCTTCATTCTTCATtgagagaaatatttgtatttctcCACTTGGCGAGATATTTGGAAGACGTATCTTCTTAACGTAACGTTTCTCATATGAGAAGTCGGCGATGGTACTCGCTGTTTCTTCATGGCGAAAATACCATGTGCAATATTTGCTGTTCTTTAACCGGTCATTAACGGTAAGACAGACGTTCCAGGAACGCAATACCCACTTGTTGCATAAGACTTGTTTTACAGCAAAACACCAAGATTCAAGAGCAAAGTTCATTAAAActtcacaaaaaattaacacttGTAAGCGTACTGACCGACATTTTTCAAGGTTGGCGgatcattattatatacgaTCACACCCAAAAACGTTTTAGTGTCCAAGCGACTAGTTCGTTTAGAAAAAGAACTTTAGCTGCATTTcagaatttgtatttttattctaaaatgtcattattttatcCTTCGTATGGAACAAAATCTACACCTAAGCGTTGTCACAAAATTTTCATggaataagaaagaaaatattattcgtatatatttataaacagaTATATGATGAGAGATTCAACAggcataatattaattattttgacgtCCTTCGTCATATTTGTCTCAGGGATAGAAGCAGTCCAATAacacaaattaaaatcataatcTTTTCGTGATTGCATATCCATTCAAAGGATTCTTTtacttcgataaaatatttgatttaaaaaatggaaaaaaacagagagagagagagaaagaaagagagaaagagagagccatattgcataatatggccttttaaatgttattttacttCGCAATCTTGTTTTCCTATAATTATCTCATTTCTTcgacgtaaatttttataaaaaacaaaataaataaaatatccttTGGATGTATTTCGGGAGCATACACTTTTACGTCATGAATGAATCATCTTTTGCGTAGGTGATATCACATccaacaaatatttcatcttTCAGCTGagtattttgcttaaaaaaagcAAACATCTTTCGAGCACGTACGAAAATACGTTCCTCGGCGCGAGGAGATTGATATCGATTTTTATCCATCACGTATTCATCTATTACGTGGATGATCATGGATCTGTGAATTTTCTCTTGTCCACGTACGAATGATATAAGCGAACGAATAAACGAGACGAGACGCGACGCGGACGGCACAAATCAGCTAATTGATCGGGCGGACAACGGACGGCTCGTGCAAAAAAGGAAAGGTCATCTTAAATTCGATACGCGGCGGCTTGCGCCACACTGCGAATACGAATTGGATTTAAAGCGAATCTATTCGGTGAACGAGACTCTCTCGTTGCAGGTGCAAGTCCGGAGAAGAGATGGTGGAAGTGTTCATGGATCGTATCGACGACCAGGAGATGGCCGTTATCGAGTCGAAATGCAAATCGGAAACACCCATGGAATCCTCGCTGATGGAATGCTCGCCGACGGAGGATTTGTTGCCGGTCAATGAAAAACTCTCGCCGATTCAGGAGTTCTATCATGGCCAGAGTATTTTTATCACCGGCGGCACCGGCTTTATGGGCAAGCTACTGATTGAGAAACTTCTCAGAACATGTTCTGGTTTGGCATCTATCTACTTGTTAGTGCGCCCCAAGAAAGGCAAGGATGTGCATCAACGCACCGAGGAAATCTTTGATGATGTGGTGAGTCTCTAAACATATAGGCAGATTTCGAACTATTCAAATGTCACatgaataaaatctttatgcTGTTTGAGATTttactttgataaaaaaatcattactaTGATTCTCCAACTCGTAATATGacagtaaataataattaaagacgATTAATCAAAAGCAAACGTCTTATCATCTTTATCTTAGattgatgcaaaaaatttatcgtttttcCGTGAAGAgctattaattttcattctaAGAGCTCggagttttttttaatcaaatgtacaaaaatttagtttctggaaaatggaaaaaaatacatataaagcCAATTTGGCgaatattttgacaaaaataattttcttgaattttttaattttatttgaaaaatctcaTCCATATTAAACTTAGATTCAGCGTgtcaatcataaaatatgtgacaagtataaaataacgtgtcaagtataaaatatgtcaaatgaataaaatatattcggTATCAAGTAATTAAAAGTCCCATTGATATGTCATCGCTCTTACCACAGAGCTAAACCTTTCACGTTTACACCATCATATTGATATTCGGAAACTTGATCAAGGATAatgttttaaagattaaagaaaacCGAGAATCTTAATGAAGCGATTGCGTTGCGatggaatatatataataatttagcgTGCGGCattgttgatttttatataatatgtagatTTTTTTGACATGTAGATTGCAATCGTAAGAGCCTTTGCAAttccttttaatttaattaattatggatTTATCATTGTTCGCCTTGCGTAGTTATTTGAAAGACTTAAGGATGAGCAGCCGAAATTCCGGCATCAGATCGTTGCTATAGCGGGTGACTGTAGCCAGCCAAATCTGGGAATATCTTCACAAGATCGGGCCACTCTAATTCGAGAAGTGTCGATTGTCTTTCACATTGCGGCTACAGTCAGATTCGATGAGAAGTTGAAGCTAGCAGTACCAATTAATGTCAGAAGTACAAGAGACGTTTTGAATCTCTGTAAAGAGATCCCCAATCTGAAGGTACTTACatgtttgagaaaaaaaaagttataaaaattacttataagaagcaactttttacaattatttcacaattaaatcattattcaTTCGATTCGGATGACTTTtattaggaaattttaaagttaaagcTCTATAGTAAAACAACGGGACTCTGATatcttatttgtttaatttcctCAGTCATTTGTGCATGTATCGACCGCGTATGCAAATTGTCCGCAAAGCACGATCGAAGAAAAGTTTTACGACGCGCCAATGGATTCCGACAAATTAATCGCGCTGATAGAGTGCGTGGAGGATAAATTGGCCGAGGATATAACACCGCAGTACGTCAATTTTTCTCTGTTCAAATTcccgaagagaaaaaaaggcgaaaagaaaatcttatttgttgtcttttacagattattagGAAAGTGGCCAAACACCTATACCTTTACAAAAGCGGTTGCGGAGAATGTGATTAGGAAACAGGCTGGCGACATGCCGATCGGCATTTTCCGTCCTGCCATTGGTTAGGATAAGTTTAGCATTTTTAACGATAATATCAGAATATATTGTTGAATAACGTAAGccgaaattttaaagttaaatttaaaattttttaaagtttcagCCAATCTTTTCATCAAATAAGAcacagtttaaaaaatattgaattattatatgaataaaaaatattaattacgttattaataattaatgactgCAAATAAGTAGtaattaatcataataataatgtatatggagacttaataaattttagttgaaaattacgaattattaTCCGAaatgataagaaatatatttgaaatcttTTCACTTGCAGTAATTTCAACGTATCAGGAACCTATACGAGGCTGGATCGATAATTTATACGGTCCAACGGGAGTTGCTGCTGGTGCTGGAACCGGATTACTGCGATCGATTCATTGCGATGGCTCGGTATCCGCAAACGTGGTCCCTGCCGATTTGACAATTAACGCTCTTATTGCGTGTGCATGGGACATATCGAACATAAGGTACATTTATCGTCATCGTTATCTTTTAATATCGATGCAATTTGACATgcaaatcataaattaatcataatatttgaaaacataaCGCGACATTCGACTACATTTAAAatcatctaaaaaaaaaatgctattagacgtataatttaaataatgaagtcTTATTTATCGTCAAGAATATTGTTTTTCTCGagacgttatttttattaaaattattctttttgcgtgttaatttattctgtgaatttaaAGCATATACAGgaataattaagtttaaaaaatttagcgaCAGttgtaaatatgaaaatgtcaTCCCGTTGCCACACTGTTTCAGGTTGAACAACAACTCGCACAGCGACAttccaatttataattacgtgTCTAGGGACAATCCCATAACGTACAATGATCTGAAGGAACTATCAGAAAAGTACGGTTTCGATTTTCCCTCTAACAAAGCAATTTGGTACTACAGCTTTAGAAACACAAAGCATAGATTAATCCATCTTTTTTTCGTATACTTCTGCCACTTGTTCCCAGCTTTACTGGTCGACACCGCGACTGTCTGCATGGGAAAGCAGCCGAGGTAATAATTCAAgacttgatataaaaaaaatctagcttctcgcatatgtatatatattctgcaaataattttttgttaagaaGAGTTACGCAcattaattatactataaaagagaataaatttcattattcttaacgtttataataagtaaagtaaagtaagtatttttttatacgctagaaaaaattaatcgagCAGTATTAAATCATTTAGAACAATGTCGAgcgatttataaaatgtttatgtgAAGAAGTAAActgctttaaaaaaagtaaacgtTTCGTAACGTTTTATGTCAATTGCTTATTTAACATCTGTTTGTTATGAATTGTCTGTTAAAGATTGCTTAAGGTTTACAAAAAGATACACAAATTCATGGACGTGTTAAACTACTTTTCCACGCAAGAATGGATATTTACTAATGATCGACTACACGCAATGATAACGAAGTTCACGTCCTACGATCGTAAAAACTTCGATTGCGATATAAGAAATCTCAATTGGGAAGTATATTTTGAGACGTACCTTCGCGGAATAAGAGTGTACCTCATCAAGGATCCCTTGGACACTTTGCCGCAGGCGCGCGTCAGATGGCAAAGGTATGAGATTTccgatatttttcaagaaacaaCTCCAAAGCATCTCTTTATTTGCATTCTGATATTCTCGACAACGGTAAAAGATCATTTAGTTTTGTGTTTACTTTAATGAAATGTTAATGcggaaatttatattcatttactTCTAAATCGCAATAGTGACAAATATTCGTTCTGcagaaatgttataatttttaattatcaattaaaatttaaaccaCATTTTTTCAAACTCTACTTTACTGCGTCCTTTACCGCTGTGTGTATAATCTTATTgttcaattagaaaaatatattggataatttgtattacagaTTATACTGGTGCCATCAA
This genomic window from Linepithema humile isolate Giens D197 chromosome 5, Lhum_UNIL_v1.0, whole genome shotgun sequence contains:
- the LOC105673216 gene encoding fatty acyl-CoA reductase wat, encoding MVEVFMDRIDDQEMAVIESKCKSETPMESSLMECSPTEDLLPVNEKLSPIQEFYHGQSIFITGGTGFMGKLLIEKLLRTCSGLASIYLLVRPKKGKDVHQRTEEIFDDVLFERLKDEQPKFRHQIVAIAGDCSQPNLGISSQDRATLIREVSIVFHIAATVRFDEKLKLAVPINVRSTRDVLNLCKEIPNLKSFVHVSTAYANCPQSTIEEKFYDAPMDSDKLIALIECVEDKLAEDITPQLLGKWPNTYTFTKAVAENVIRKQAGDMPIGIFRPAIVISTYQEPIRGWIDNLYGPTGVAAGAGTGLLRSIHCDGSVSANVVPADLTINALIACAWDISNIRLNNNSHSDIPIYNYVSRDNPITYNDLKELSEKYGFDFPSNKAIWYYSFRNTKHRLIHLFFVYFCHLFPALLVDTATVCMGKQPRLLKVYKKIHKFMDVLNYFSTQEWIFTNDRLHAMITKFTSYDRKNFDCDIRNLNWEVYFETYLRGIRVYLIKDPLDTLPQARVRWQRLYWCHQALKLILAYIVMRISWSAISMLFKFFDINM